A genomic segment from Gopherus evgoodei ecotype Sinaloan lineage chromosome 6, rGopEvg1_v1.p, whole genome shotgun sequence encodes:
- the CARTPT gene encoding cocaine- and amphetamine-regulated transcript protein — protein sequence MESARLLALLSATLVLLLGARGQEEPQLQPRALDLYPPMEDTSHEKELIEALQEVLEKLKSKRIPVYEKKFGQVPMCDAGEQCAVRKGARIGKLCDCPRGTSCNSFLLKCL from the exons ATGGAGAGCGCCCGGCTTCTCGCGCTCCTGAGCGCCACCTTAGTGCTGCTTCTCGGGGCCCGCGGCCAGGAGGAGCCGCAGCTGCAGCCTCGCGCCCTGGACCTTTACCCGCCCATGGAGGACACGTCCCACGAGAAGGAGCTG ATCGAGGCGCTGCAGGAGGTCCTGGAGAAGCTGAAAAGTAAAAGGATCCCAGTTTACGAGAAGAAGTTCGGCCAAGTCCCCATG TGTGATGCTGGCGAGCAGTGTGCAGTGAGGAAAGGAGCTAGAATTGGGAAGCTGTGCGACTGTCCAAGAGGAACTTCTTGTAActcttttcttttgaaatgctTATAA